From Sphaeramia orbicularis chromosome 21, fSphaOr1.1, whole genome shotgun sequence:
aCTCTTAATAGATACATGAACTTTAAGTCTTAAGTTTGTGCgcaacatttaatatttatttcagcaTTCATATTGTTTTCATTATCGGTGTgaatatacaggatggggaagcaaaatttacaatgaacatttagttgttttttctcagcaggcactacgtcagttgttttgaaaccaaacatatactgatgtcataatcatacctaacactattatccataccttttcagaaacttttgcccatatgagtaatcaggaaagcaaacgtcaaagagtgtgtgatttgctgaatgcactcgtcacaccaaaggagatttcaaaaatagttggagtgtccataaagactgtttataatgtaaagaagagaatgactatgagcaaaactattacgagaaagtctggaagatactattaaagaagaatgggagaagttgtcacctgaatatttgaggaacacttgcgcaagtttcaggaagcgtgtgaaggcagttattgagaaagaaggaggacacatagaataaaaacattttctattatgtatattttcttgtggcaaataaattctcatgactttcaataaactaattggtcatacactgtctttcaatccctgcctcaaaatattgtaaattttgcttccccaccctgtattttgtttgttaaagtTGAGTACGTCCTGTAAGATCATGTATAAAGGGTAGGCAAAATAAGCAGAAAGCTTCAGCCTACTCTTTTTCAGTCTGACCGtataaattaacaatttaattaGCGAAGTTTGAGTTATAAATTTTCATTTTATGGAGTGATTGTTGGATTTATGGATTGGGtggatctgtggactgtgtttgttcttcagactgaaataaaacaataaaacagaacaaaaaactaCAAGCAAACAGAGGAGTGCATTTACTGAGCacaaaacttttttattaaatgtgCAAAGAACAATTAAGTACAACATCAACTGAGAGAGAGACAGTCTAAAACTCATGGACTCGGCGGAAGGACCCCACAGCGGGGCTCATGGCTGCCCACTCGTTGAAACGGCGGTACTCTCCCCTCTCCAGCAGGTACTGGCGTCCACGGAAGTTGGGGAGCTCGTGGAAGACCCAAGCGCCGTCCAGGATGTTGGCGGAGTGGACGTCACGGAGCTGCCAGCGCTCGGGCAGGTTGTTGACGTCTTCAGTGCACTCCAGCATCTGTCCACTGAAGTCAGGACGCTCATAGACGCGCACTCTGAACAAACCAGTGGTCTGAGAAGCAAATACCCACATCAACAACACTACACAGGTCAGAAAAAATCATCAGAATGCACGAATGTCGACTCCACAAACTTACATTTCTCACGATCCTGCATGACCTGATGGCATCATTGTAGCCCATCCAGGACTGGTAGTTGGGGTACTCCCCCCTGGTCAGGATGTACTGGTAACCCAAGTAGTTAGGCTTCTCGAACAGAACCCAGGCCCCGCTCTCCACACGAACAGAGTTGCAGTAATTGAAATGGGTGTTCAGCTCAGTACAGTCAGCGGTGCATTCATAATAACGGCCTTTGAAGTTTACGTCCTCGTAAAAAATAATCTGCAAAAGGAAGAAGGAAGAATAATGGAGGTAGAATGGGTTGTACGAACTCCTGCACATTTATAAATGAGGCAAAGGTCTTTTCTGGACTCATCTTAGCTTTTGGTGCATGCATAGAGTTTTCATACACCACACATTATGCAAACTATGTAATAAATCAAATGATGCTAATAGCTGGTCAGACAGATTAGCATAAATCCAGCGAGGTCTTACATTTAAATGGATTCACATTTTTACAAGATACAAATATAAATATCAGCTTGCTCTTAATAACTCTCCAAGTCAAATAGATgttaaccttttatcaggcaagtgactatttttggtcatttccaaacatattacaagacagtgaggacagtgagacagcagtctgaggtccagtgtggtctgtagggtctgttaggtccacctctgcatgaacagtaagAGTAACTGCTTTAAATGTTCCTTTCACAGTACgggtttttcttgtattattttatatatacgtcttggatttttttttttttttttttttgccacttacaggcaaggaactAAATACAATAActccactgaccttgattttctacatcacaataaaaaaaatttgaaaaattccacaaaagtaataaagtccttCAATGACACATTAAGGTTaatgttttgcatttgcattttgcagagtgtcctataaagggttaaatatataaaattaacaaaaaaaaaacaaaaaaaaaactatccaattCACATGCTGTATACTGGATATGTCTTTACAAACCATCTCAGCAGCTccaaaaataaaatcttaaaatcattttacaacaatttaaaatgtaataataaaaagcAGTTGCATCCCACTTCCTCTTATGTAACCATCTGTTATCTTCTTCTTACCTTCCCTACACGATCCATGTTTGGGCCTCAGACCGACGTTTAATAAGTGTTTGTTTATTCCAACTGTCACATAGATAATATTGCCCACCGGGATGGTccagatttatatatacactgTATGTGGGCACGGTGAAATGCACTGCCAGGGGCATCATTGTCGTTTTAATTGCCTCAGCATTTATATCTGCACAATGGCTGATAATGCTCTGCTTATACAGTGTTTACTCACAGTTGCAAAAGGTTGACCTTTTTAACTCTCAATACGTGATTCCAGAaactatttattgattgatttgaaATTGTCTCCTTTGCAGCTGGTATCAAGGCTGGTACTGTGGAGTTGGCTTGTGGCCACATAGCACAGTGGTATGAGCTTTAACGTCTGTGTTCAGAGGGGCAGGGGCATTCAGACTGTCACGCCCCACCAGTATAGTCAGCTGACTGCTCTCAGACCAGCTCTGAAGATCCATGAAGACACAGAACGGTTTGTTTCTCAAAGTGTGCAACAATGGAGGAGTTTATTCTAGGGGGGGCAGTTGTTTAGATGTTTGGAAGCTGTTTCACCAGATTGGAAAAGGAGCAGCATTAGTGTAGTCATTCATTTGTCAAATAAAGACGTGTGTGTTTGCAGAGTTTAATAGAAGCTTCGATGGAAGtgtattaacctataaagacccagtgctacagtcatggaaaaaatgattagaccaccccttgttttctttgatttcttgtttgttttaatgcctggtacaactaaaggtacatttctttggacaaatataatgataacaacaaaaatagctcatgagagtttaatttcagagctgatatcaagacattttcagtgttttcttgataataaccaaaatcacttcagttcttacatcaatagctggcACTGGcaatggcactgtactgccaaaaacaatgcttttatatggaagtaaatctgtgtcaacAGATATTGAATTATAGAAGAcactgaatttgtagcactgaatttttttttgactgaaattaattatttgaattttttttttttggcactgaaattaagtatctgaattttttttttttgcactgaaattgtctgaatttttttgcactgaaattaagcatttgaattttttttttttgcactgaaattaagtaactgaatttttttgcactgaaattaagtcacagaattttttttgcactgaaattaagtaactgatttttttttttttttgcactgaaattaggtatctgaatttttttttgcactgaaattaagtatctgaattttttttctgcactgaaattaggtatctgattttttttttcctctgaaattaagtaactgaattttttttttttttttttgcactgaaattaagtatctgattttttttttttttttttttttttttgcactgaaattaggt
This genomic window contains:
- the LOC115412600 gene encoding gamma-crystallin M2-like, with translation MDRVGKIIFYEDVNFKGRYYECTADCTELNTHFNYCNSVRVESGAWVLFEKPNYLGYQYILTRGEYPNYQSWMGYNDAIRSCRIVRNTTGLFRVRVYERPDFSGQMLECTEDVNNLPERWQLRDVHSANILDGAWVFHELPNFRGRQYLLERGEYRRFNEWAAMSPAVGSFRRVHEF